One part of the Sporosarcina ureae genome encodes these proteins:
- a CDS encoding M20/M25/M40 family metallo-hydrolase: MNRYRFDTPEKLRALLCELVSWDSRTLTEGERFFSWKLQNKLSELEYFTQYPDNITLHDAGLGRQVVHALYEHADATDTIVLISHFDTVQTDEYGALEPLAFYPEELTKKLLEDKDTLPEVARIDLESGNYLFGRGTMDMKMGLALHIQLIERASLEQWPINLLLCTVPDEEVNSAGMRAAVKELVRLQEQEGRHYKLFLNGEPSFSQGPADTKEYIYSGTIGKIMPSALFYGKETHVGEPLKGITADYMASFLTHRMEWNPLFREVHQEESTPLPVTLHQKDLKIQYSTQTPQRAAALYNVFLFKQTAAEIMDLFEQVANEAMEQCNEQYKAICDRESAEPLGDIRVLRFEELLKYAEGKLGKNEVRRLKQEVLLQEEWDDREQCIRIVDTLMMECQELGPATVLFYAPPYYPAVNSSDDPLVIESIEFLQERAKVFDLTLDQVHYFNGICDLSYVHYKDEENHWMAFADNTPVYGDTYSIPFEDMRKLTAPVLNVGPFGKDAHQKTERLHINSAFKEMPVLLEQLVKRLAGMDQQSKSR, encoded by the coding sequence ATGAATCGATACCGTTTTGATACACCTGAAAAGCTGCGTGCATTACTTTGTGAACTAGTAAGCTGGGATAGCCGTACATTGACGGAAGGAGAGCGCTTTTTTTCCTGGAAATTGCAAAATAAATTAAGTGAACTAGAATACTTCACTCAGTATCCTGATAACATTACACTTCACGATGCAGGTCTCGGACGACAAGTGGTACATGCCTTGTATGAACATGCTGATGCAACAGACACTATCGTTTTGATCAGTCATTTCGATACTGTACAAACAGACGAATATGGAGCACTTGAACCACTAGCATTCTATCCCGAAGAACTAACAAAGAAGTTATTGGAAGACAAAGATACGTTGCCTGAAGTTGCGCGTATTGATTTGGAATCAGGAAATTATTTATTTGGCAGAGGTACGATGGATATGAAAATGGGCTTGGCATTACATATTCAGTTGATTGAGCGAGCAAGTCTAGAACAGTGGCCGATAAATTTATTGCTATGTACAGTTCCAGATGAAGAAGTGAATTCGGCTGGAATGCGGGCTGCTGTAAAGGAGCTGGTGCGTCTACAAGAACAAGAAGGTCGCCACTATAAATTATTCTTAAACGGAGAGCCTTCATTTTCACAAGGACCTGCGGATACGAAAGAATATATTTATTCAGGAACAATTGGAAAAATCATGCCGTCCGCTTTGTTCTATGGCAAAGAAACGCATGTTGGCGAACCGTTAAAAGGTATTACCGCCGATTATATGGCATCGTTTTTAACGCACAGGATGGAATGGAATCCACTATTCCGTGAAGTGCATCAGGAGGAGTCCACCCCACTTCCTGTCACACTGCATCAAAAGGATTTAAAGATCCAATACTCTACACAAACTCCACAGCGGGCGGCTGCACTATACAATGTATTCTTGTTCAAGCAGACAGCTGCAGAAATCATGGATTTATTCGAACAAGTAGCGAATGAAGCGATGGAGCAATGCAATGAACAGTATAAAGCGATATGTGATCGTGAGTCCGCTGAGCCATTGGGGGACATTCGTGTATTACGTTTTGAAGAGTTATTAAAGTACGCTGAAGGTAAATTAGGAAAGAATGAAGTACGCAGATTGAAACAAGAAGTGTTATTGCAGGAAGAATGGGATGACCGCGAACAATGTATTCGCATTGTAGATACGTTGATGATGGAGTGCCAAGAGCTTGGACCAGCAACCGTGCTGTTTTATGCGCCGCCTTATTATCCTGCAGTTAACTCGTCGGACGATCCGCTTGTCATCGAGTCTATCGAGTTTCTGCAAGAACGTGCGAAGGTGTTTGATCTGACGCTCGATCAGGTGCATTACTTTAATGGGATTTGTGATTTGAGTTATGTGCATTACAAGGATGAGGAGAATCATTGGATGGCGTTTGCGGACAATACGCCGGTCTATGGTGATACGTATTCGATTCCGTTTGAGGACATGCGGAAGCTAACTGCTCCTGTGTTGAATGTCGGGCCGTTTGGTAAGGATGCGCATCAGAAGACGGAGCGTTTGCATATTAATAGTGCGTTCAAGGAGATGCCGGTGTTATTGGAGCAGTTGGTGAAGAGGCTGGCTGGTATGGATCAGCAGTCGAAGTCTAGATGA
- a CDS encoding methyl-accepting chemotaxis protein translates to MVQTTEHQVTDMLVVQALEDNLAIIRFDMNRRIAYVNKNFAHTIGYEPEEMIGMKHEKLCFDSFLESNAYEKQWQNFNKGISYQGKIERKRKDGSAVSLEATYMPIFDDKHKKVIGVTKIATDITERQNAIVEVVNEMHKMAEDLTQQANAGMNRSTELLTMIERIAAVSEQNTSSLQNLEVHSQDIQGIVTTIRAIASQTNLLALNAAIEAARAGEYGRGFDVVAKEVRKLSGNVQDSIVEVRKGIETITEDIGVISQGTSLAQQNIVQCQNEIEIAMNDFRSIASSAADLESQSQEVGRII, encoded by the coding sequence ATGGTACAAACTACCGAACATCAAGTAACCGATATGTTAGTCGTACAAGCACTAGAAGACAATTTGGCCATCATTCGTTTTGATATGAATCGTCGTATCGCCTATGTAAATAAAAACTTTGCTCATACGATCGGCTACGAGCCAGAAGAAATGATTGGAATGAAGCATGAAAAGCTCTGTTTCGATAGTTTCCTTGAAAGTAACGCATACGAAAAACAATGGCAAAATTTCAATAAAGGCATTAGCTACCAAGGCAAAATTGAACGTAAACGTAAAGATGGTTCTGCAGTATCGCTTGAAGCGACATATATGCCTATTTTTGATGATAAGCATAAAAAAGTGATCGGGGTCACAAAAATCGCGACGGACATTACAGAACGACAAAATGCCATCGTTGAAGTCGTCAACGAGATGCATAAAATGGCAGAAGACCTCACTCAACAAGCAAATGCTGGAATGAATCGAAGTACGGAATTATTGACCATGATCGAGCGGATAGCCGCTGTTTCTGAACAGAACACGAGTTCATTACAAAATCTAGAAGTTCACTCCCAAGATATTCAAGGCATCGTGACGACCATACGCGCGATCGCGAGCCAAACGAATTTATTGGCTTTGAATGCGGCGATTGAAGCGGCACGAGCCGGAGAATACGGACGCGGATTTGATGTGGTGGCAAAAGAAGTTCGGAAACTTTCAGGGAATGTCCAGGATTCCATCGTCGAGGTGCGTAAAGGCATTGAAACGATCACGGAGGATATTGGTGTGATTTCACAAGGTACTTCATTGGCGCAGCAAAATATTGTGCAATGTCAGAATGAAATCGAAATTGCTATGAATGACTTCCGCTCGATTGCGTCGTCGGCTGCAGATTTGGAGAGCCAGTCGCAGGAAGTGGGACGGATCATTTAA
- a CDS encoding virulence factor, translating into MKIKSIEPTPSPNSMKIVLDTPLPDGTSHNYKKKDEAQAPEPIRSLLAIQGIKGIYHVLDFMAVERIGNVAWESILAEVRSVLNEGGETTTQAEEQQIDEHFGEVYVHVQTYKEIPLQVKVFNSDEESRFGLSERFIQAMESVHHSEVENYILLRKWADYGIRYGELQEVGEQVVLELEAAYPETRLHELVMKAEKADEETITRGKKVTVSEFIVPEWETRFRLLDQMPDPDESDYPVLMMALKDEKMSIRRLATVYLGMIEDESVIPYIEKALEDKSWAVRRTAADCMSDLGYVGFEAAAIRLLQDKNKLVRWRAAMFLYESGTEQALPALHEAENDNEFEVKLQVRMAIARIEEGEEAKGSIWRQMTERTK; encoded by the coding sequence TTGAAAATCAAATCGATTGAACCGACACCAAGTCCAAATTCCATGAAAATTGTTTTAGATACCCCTTTACCTGATGGAACTAGCCATAACTATAAGAAGAAAGATGAAGCTCAGGCACCTGAGCCGATTCGTTCTCTTTTGGCTATACAAGGAATTAAAGGAATCTATCATGTATTAGACTTTATGGCAGTAGAGCGAATTGGAAATGTTGCGTGGGAATCCATTCTTGCCGAAGTGCGTTCTGTTTTAAATGAAGGCGGCGAAACGACAACGCAAGCCGAAGAGCAACAGATAGATGAGCACTTCGGGGAAGTCTATGTGCATGTACAGACATATAAAGAGATTCCATTGCAAGTGAAAGTATTCAATAGTGATGAGGAATCTAGATTTGGATTAAGTGAACGTTTCATTCAAGCAATGGAAAGTGTTCACCATTCCGAGGTAGAAAACTATATCTTACTTCGAAAATGGGCAGATTACGGAATCCGTTACGGAGAATTGCAAGAAGTAGGCGAGCAAGTGGTTTTAGAACTTGAAGCTGCATACCCTGAAACGCGATTGCATGAGCTCGTTATGAAAGCGGAAAAGGCAGACGAGGAAACCATAACTCGTGGAAAGAAAGTGACAGTATCGGAATTTATCGTTCCGGAATGGGAAACACGCTTCCGATTGCTTGATCAAATGCCGGATCCAGACGAGTCAGACTATCCAGTATTGATGATGGCGCTGAAAGACGAGAAAATGTCTATACGCAGACTCGCTACAGTGTATCTTGGTATGATCGAAGACGAATCAGTCATTCCGTATATCGAAAAAGCACTGGAAGACAAAAGTTGGGCGGTTCGCCGTACAGCTGCAGACTGCATGAGCGACCTTGGCTATGTTGGGTTCGAAGCTGCGGCTATCCGTCTGTTACAAGATAAAAACAAGTTGGTCCGTTGGCGTGCAGCTATGTTCTTGTATGAATCCGGAACAGAGCAAGCCTTACCGGCACTGCATGAAGCAGAAAACGATAACGAGTTTGAAGTGAAACTGCAAGTACGTATGGCGATCGCAAGAATTGAAGAAGGTGAAGAGGCAAAAGGTTCAATCTGGCGCCAAATGACCGAAAGAACTAAATAA
- a CDS encoding ABC-F family ATP-binding cassette domain-containing protein translates to MSHLVIEKLTKTVGEKTLFKDVEFNLKSGDKIGLIGINGTGKSTLLSILAGQGSADTITMDHPNKFRVAFLPQEPIVNPDLTVMEAVFESDAPVIRTNLNYENALQLLTEDSSNEEYQERYSFYQNEMDASGGWDLNALARTILMKLGIETFDKKMGELSGGQLKRVALAKVLIEPADLLLLDEPTNHLDVASIQWLQDFLQNIQGAVLFVTHDRYFLDQVATHIYELADKTLYSHTGNYADYLESKALREEMSAASDQKDRNRYRSELKWIRRGAKARSTKQKARIDRFDDLQAKVKQTDESLDFEMDLQTTRLGKKVLEINNITKRFDDKVILNGFSAILQAKERIAIIGPNGVGKTTLLQMLDGTTMPDSGEVDTGSTVKIAHFHQHLPPMKENQRIIEYIRETSNDIESGDGERLSATQMLERFLFPSSAHGTPIGKLSGGERKRLYLLKLLMEQPNVLLLDEPTNDLDLETLSVLESFIDTFAGVVVTISHDRFFLDRISRKLWILDGSGEIDVRLGLYSDYLDEKNTKDVKPQAKVAVAVPTPEVKEPKKKMTYAEKKQFETIESDIEKLEEKIAETEQQMTITGSDYDQLRQLDEQLTTLNQQYEELVERWSYLQELVE, encoded by the coding sequence ATGAGTCATTTAGTAATAGAGAAATTAACTAAAACAGTTGGAGAAAAAACGCTTTTTAAAGATGTGGAGTTTAATTTGAAAAGTGGAGACAAGATAGGTTTAATTGGTATTAACGGTACGGGGAAATCTACGTTGTTATCTATACTTGCTGGACAGGGAAGTGCGGATACGATCACTATGGATCACCCGAATAAATTCCGTGTAGCCTTTTTGCCTCAAGAACCGATTGTCAATCCGGACTTAACGGTGATGGAAGCGGTATTTGAAAGCGATGCACCAGTTATTCGTACAAATCTTAATTACGAAAATGCTTTACAACTACTTACCGAAGATTCTTCAAATGAAGAGTACCAGGAACGTTACTCATTCTATCAAAATGAAATGGATGCATCGGGTGGTTGGGATTTAAATGCATTGGCCCGTACTATATTAATGAAGCTAGGTATTGAGACATTCGATAAGAAAATGGGTGAATTATCAGGTGGGCAATTGAAGCGTGTTGCTCTCGCTAAAGTATTAATCGAACCAGCAGATTTATTATTATTGGATGAGCCGACGAACCATCTGGATGTTGCATCGATTCAGTGGTTGCAAGACTTCTTGCAAAATATTCAAGGGGCAGTATTATTCGTTACACACGATCGATACTTCTTGGATCAAGTGGCTACGCATATTTACGAATTAGCCGATAAAACCCTTTATTCACATACAGGAAATTATGCTGATTATTTGGAGTCAAAAGCACTGCGCGAAGAGATGTCAGCAGCTTCGGATCAGAAAGACCGCAATCGCTATCGCAGTGAATTGAAATGGATTCGCCGCGGTGCTAAAGCGCGTTCGACGAAACAGAAAGCGCGAATTGATCGCTTTGATGATCTTCAAGCGAAAGTGAAGCAGACTGATGAGTCACTTGACTTTGAAATGGATTTACAAACGACACGTCTTGGTAAAAAGGTGTTGGAAATTAATAATATTACGAAACGATTTGACGATAAAGTTATTTTGAATGGTTTTTCCGCAATTCTACAAGCGAAAGAACGTATTGCGATCATCGGACCGAACGGTGTAGGGAAGACGACACTTCTTCAAATGCTAGATGGCACGACTATGCCGGACAGTGGGGAAGTCGATACAGGCTCTACCGTAAAGATTGCTCATTTCCATCAGCATTTGCCGCCAATGAAGGAAAACCAGCGAATTATTGAGTATATTCGTGAGACGTCCAATGATATTGAATCGGGAGACGGTGAGCGATTGTCTGCGACGCAAATGTTGGAGAGATTCTTATTCCCTTCCTCTGCACACGGAACGCCAATTGGTAAATTATCAGGTGGGGAACGTAAACGTCTCTATTTATTGAAGTTATTAATGGAACAGCCGAACGTTTTACTGCTGGATGAGCCGACGAATGACTTAGATCTCGAAACACTTTCCGTTTTGGAGTCATTCATTGATACGTTCGCTGGAGTTGTCGTTACGATTTCCCACGACCGTTTCTTCTTGGATCGGATCTCGCGTAAGTTATGGATTTTAGACGGCTCAGGTGAAATCGATGTGCGTCTAGGTTTGTATTCAGACTACCTCGATGAAAAGAATACAAAAGACGTGAAGCCACAAGCTAAAGTTGCGGTAGCTGTTCCGACTCCAGAAGTTAAAGAGCCTAAAAAGAAAATGACATACGCTGAAAAGAAGCAGTTCGAAACTATTGAGTCAGATATAGAAAAGTTAGAAGAAAAAATAGCAGAAACAGAACAGCAGATGACGATTACGGGTTCAGATTATGATCAGCTTCGTCAACTTGATGAACAGCTGACCACCCTGAATCAGCAATACGAAGAATTAGTCGAGCGTTGGTCTTATTTGCAGGAGTTAGTTGAATAA